One stretch of Mytilus edulis unplaced genomic scaffold, xbMytEdul2.2 SCAFFOLD_1766, whole genome shotgun sequence DNA includes these proteins:
- the LOC139509077 gene encoding uncharacterized protein: MVIGKIRDEVSHYRTYYQGTFSRYCNVTELAAQSLYTLFMDDLQQFFKVYDAQPTSKTIDRQLLGLGYRLHDLDNDWNQYVSGHPSSYLWREFFYKQSLHWLSILKTLTQQSVLLAVGLDRFTTQCFDDIGSTYQVSLSSVSSPRDRTMSLKSITPSINSAFSGLVSSNSTPVYSNIWSHPGDISQSNVQTSAFKPKTSESIKTTTSFNHRYNPETRSLDGTEDTEGHLIEEAEAVTFSSLRSCSSLPDNLSKSYDHYLNVPRKVLSLSRQIDTNQNRQSDENQKNEERRRTLAEKIMYEISPMEDYRREHDSEEKEITIILDKKKEKDINPIKKGHEIEILDRSSSIENSDKADTAKKVVSVEHYFKTDNFENDFKRGDGRKESVEHDNKIDNFETTVKIDDVTKIECVEKDNGIDNESDVNDNNTHNAERERKQMTLKMTSMKMMLKWIILIQIIQIIQMNSASLHCLKLLKLMTNLVFIKIL; this comes from the exons ATGGTAATTGGTAAAATTAGAGATGAAGTTAGCCATTACAGGACATATTATCAAGGGACATTTAGCAG ATATTGTAATGTGACAGAACTGGCTGCACAAAGTCTTTACACACTGTTTATGGATGACTTACAACAGTTTTTTAAAGTTTATGATGCTCAGCCG acGAGCAAGACAATAGATAGACAGCTGTTAGGATTGGGGTATAGACTACATGACCTTGACAATGACTGGAACCAGTATGTATCTGGACATCCAAG ctcTTATCTATGGAGAGAATTTTTCTACAAACAGTCACTTCACTGGCTAAGTATATTGAAGACACTCACACAACAGAGTGTACTGCTAGCAGTAGGATTAGATCGT TTTACTACCCAGTGCTTTGATGATATTGGATCAACATACCAAGTATCATTAAGTTCTGTATCCAGTCCCAGAGACAGAACAATGTCTTTAAAATCAATAACACCATCCATCAACAGTGCATTCAGTGGACTAGTATCATCTAACTCTACGCCAGTTTACAGTAATATT TGGAGCCATCCTGGTGACATATCACAATCAAATGTCCAAACATCAGCTTTCAAACCCAAAACTTCTGAATCAATAAAGACAACCACCTCATTCAATCATAGATATAACCCAGAGACAAGATCACTTGATGGAACAGAGGACACTGAAGGTCATTTGATAGAAGAAGCAGAGGCTGTCACATTCAGTTCCCTTAGGTCATGCAGTTCACTTCCAGATAACCTTAGTAAAAGTTATGATCATTATCTGAACGTTCCTCGAAAAGTGCTCAGTCTTTCCCGTCAAATTGACACCAATCAGAATAGACAGTCTGATGAAAATCAAAAGAATGAAGAGAGAAGAAGAACTTTGGCTGAAAAGATAATGTATGAGATTTCTCCCATGGAGGATTATAGACGGGAACATGACAGtgaagaaaaagaaattactaTTATATTGGataaaaagaaagagaaagaTATTAATCCAATTAAAAAAGGACATGAAATTGAAATTCTTGACAGATCAAGCAGTATAGAAAATAGTGATAAAGCAGATACTGCTAAAAAAGTTGTGAGTGTTGAACATTATTTCAAAACAGacaattttgaaaatgatttcaAAAGAGGTGATGGTAGAAAAGAGAGTGTTGAACATGACAATAAAATAGACAACTTTGAAACAACCGTCAAAATAGATGATGTTACAAAAATAGAATGTGTGGAAAAGGATAACGGAATAGACAATGAAAGTGATGTAAATGATAACAACACACACAATGCTGAAAGAGAGAGAAAGCAGATGACGTTGAAAATGACATCAATGAAGATGATGTTGAAATGGATCATACTGATTCAGATCATTCAGATCATTCAGATGAATTCAGCTTCCCTCCATTGTCTGAAATTGCTCAAACTGATGACCAACCTAGTCTTTATCAAGATCCTGTAA